A stretch of Caldanaerobius polysaccharolyticus DSM 13641 DNA encodes these proteins:
- the dgoD gene encoding galactonate dehydratase, with amino-acid sequence MKIQSLELFKVPPRWLFLKITTDEGITGWGEPIVEGKADTVAAAVKEMEDYLIGRSPMDIEDIWQVLYRGQFYRGGPVLMSAISGIEQALWDIKGKYLNVPVYEMLGGAVRDKIRVYSWIGGDRPSDVAKAAKEKYDQGYSAVKMNATEEMEWIDSFKKVEDVIDRVQSIREVLGYDIDIALDFHGRVHKSMARVMMKELEPYKLMFVEEPVLTENEEAFVELRRHCAIPIATGERNYTRWGFKRILHDGGVDIIQPDLSHTGGILEAKKIAAMAEAYDVAVAPHCPLGPIALAACLQLDFCTPNVFIQEQSLGIHYNKGSDLLDYLKDPQVFQYDKGYVAKLTKPGLGIEIDEEKVREMAKIGHQWKNPVWRTRDGVVAEW; translated from the coding sequence ATGAAAATACAGAGCTTGGAGTTATTTAAAGTTCCTCCCAGGTGGTTATTTCTGAAAATTACTACTGACGAAGGGATAACCGGTTGGGGAGAGCCTATTGTGGAAGGCAAAGCGGATACTGTAGCGGCAGCCGTAAAAGAAATGGAAGATTACTTAATAGGTAGAAGCCCTATGGATATTGAAGATATATGGCAGGTGCTCTACAGGGGTCAGTTTTACAGAGGCGGGCCTGTTTTGATGAGCGCTATATCGGGCATTGAGCAAGCATTATGGGATATAAAAGGCAAGTATTTAAATGTGCCTGTGTACGAAATGTTGGGAGGAGCAGTTAGGGATAAAATCAGGGTGTACAGCTGGATAGGAGGAGATAGGCCGTCTGATGTAGCAAAAGCAGCTAAAGAGAAATACGATCAGGGCTATTCGGCTGTCAAAATGAATGCTACTGAGGAAATGGAGTGGATAGACAGCTTCAAAAAAGTTGAAGATGTGATAGATCGGGTTCAATCCATCCGAGAGGTACTGGGGTATGATATAGATATCGCGTTGGATTTCCATGGGCGCGTTCATAAGAGCATGGCTAGAGTGATGATGAAAGAACTTGAACCGTATAAGCTGATGTTCGTGGAAGAGCCTGTACTTACTGAAAATGAAGAGGCGTTTGTGGAATTGAGAAGGCATTGTGCCATACCAATAGCCACGGGCGAGCGCAATTATACAAGATGGGGGTTTAAAAGGATATTGCACGATGGTGGCGTTGATATAATACAACCTGATTTAAGTCATACCGGTGGAATTCTTGAGGCAAAGAAAATTGCTGCTATGGCAGAAGCTTATGACGTGGCGGTTGCTCCCCATTGCCCGTTAGGCCCCATTGCGTTAGCGGCATGTCTTCAGCTGGATTTCTGTACTCCTAATGTCTTTATACAGGAACAAAGTTTGGGAATACATTATAACAAAGGTTCAGATCTATTGGACTATCTCAAAGATCCCCAGGTGTTTCAGTACGATAAGGGTTATGTAGCTAAGTTGACAAAGCCTGGTTTAGGGATTGAGATAGATGAAGAAAAGGTAAGGGAGATGGCTAAAATAGGGCACCAATGGAAAAACCCCGTTTGGCGCACCAGGGACGGGGTTGTGGCGGAGTGGTGA
- a CDS encoding SurA N-terminal domain-containing protein: protein MIKRRFFLILILTFTLILLLGAFVIRGNLWYLTGQEISKIKNSNVDDEVIAKVGDTNITKKDLYIALALDKLRYEEQKKNIELFKQHGVEIQKPLDAYQMLNKIIDNELLYQEAKRLGCSVSYEEAKKFMENVRKTDNEVLMGNIKLSEENKKNVIDSINNNKQFIKGLGISESEYWQQIIKQYQKALSISKLRERILYQMPAEDRKIPEKVASYFDNYKKQLREKESDKVRINIKDLTITK from the coding sequence ATGATTAAAAGGAGGTTTTTTTTAATACTGATTTTAACGTTTACGCTAATTTTACTTTTAGGGGCTTTTGTGATTAGGGGAAACCTGTGGTATTTAACAGGACAAGAGATTTCTAAGATAAAAAATTCCAATGTAGATGATGAAGTTATAGCTAAAGTCGGTGACACCAATATTACAAAAAAAGATTTATATATAGCGCTGGCTTTAGACAAGTTAAGATATGAGGAACAGAAAAAAAATATAGAATTATTTAAGCAGCATGGGGTTGAGATACAAAAACCATTGGATGCCTATCAAATGTTAAACAAAATTATTGACAATGAATTATTATATCAGGAAGCCAAAAGATTAGGATGTAGTGTTTCCTATGAAGAAGCTAAAAAATTTATGGAGAATGTTAGAAAAACAGATAACGAGGTATTGATGGGCAATATAAAATTATCAGAAGAGAACAAAAAGAATGTTATTGATTCCATAAACAACAATAAACAATTTATTAAGGGTTTAGGAATAAGTGAAAGCGAGTACTGGCAACAGATTATTAAACAATACCAGAAAGCCCTTTCTATTAGCAAACTAAGAGAAAGGATATTGTACCAGATGCCAGCCGAGGACAGAAAAATCCCCGAAAAAGTTGCTAGTTATTTTGACAATTATAAGAAACAGCTAAGAGAAAAAGAGAGTGATAAAGTGAGAATCAATATCAAGGATCTCACTATCACAAAATAA
- the kdpF gene encoding K(+)-transporting ATPase subunit F, translated as MVVLYLVFIFLLLYLFYALLNPEKF; from the coding sequence ATGGTCGTCTTGTATTTGGTCTTTATATTTCTCTTGTTATATCTTTTTTACGCACTATTAAATCCTGAAAAGTTTTAG
- a CDS encoding bifunctional 4-hydroxy-2-oxoglutarate aldolase/2-dehydro-3-deoxy-phosphogluconate aldolase: MHREQVLKAISDSGVIAIVRGISKNCLENVINALNEGGIICVEIASNSDDALSMVSFMAEKYADRVLTGVGTITDGKTAREFIKAGARFILSPSLHRDVIDAARENGVVSIPGAYTPTEIFNAYQWGGDIVKVFPSATGGVNYIKQIRAPFSHIPLLAVGGVTVENAADFVAAGCVGVGVGSNLVNPERISKGDFEWIKRTARMFKDAVENGRGL, from the coding sequence TTGCACAGAGAACAGGTGCTTAAGGCCATTAGTGATAGCGGTGTTATTGCCATTGTGAGGGGAATATCAAAAAATTGCCTTGAAAACGTAATTAATGCCCTGAATGAAGGTGGTATAATTTGCGTAGAAATAGCATCAAATAGTGATGATGCTCTTTCGATGGTGAGCTTTATGGCAGAAAAATACGCTGATAGGGTCTTAACTGGTGTGGGAACGATTACCGACGGAAAAACGGCGCGGGAATTTATAAAGGCTGGTGCCCGATTTATATTGAGTCCCAGTTTACACAGGGATGTGATTGATGCTGCCAGGGAAAATGGAGTGGTCTCTATACCTGGGGCATATACGCCTACAGAAATATTTAATGCCTATCAGTGGGGAGGAGATATCGTAAAAGTGTTTCCCTCAGCAACAGGAGGTGTAAATTACATAAAACAGATACGAGCTCCATTTTCGCACATACCGCTATTGGCTGTGGGAGGAGTTACTGTAGAAAATGCGGCTGATTTTGTGGCGGCGGGATGTGTAGGAGTAGGGGTGGGCAGCAACCTTGTGAATCCGGAGAGGATCTCGAAGGGGGATTTTGAATGGATTAAAAGAACTGCCCGTATGTTTAAGGATGCTGTAGAAAATGGGAGGGGGTTGTGA
- a CDS encoding nicotinate phosphoribosyltransferase, translated as MEELKSLKDLKKVTVSGDRLYSATHEEILSGYTTDVYFLRTMDILDRLGLKNKVVTAEIFARKKGILAGIEEAIGVLKNKKVEIWAMPEGTSFEAKETIMRIRGPYSEFGIYETVILGMLASSSGWATAAAEAKAASKGKPLLCFGARHVHPAVAPVMERAALVGGADNASCILGAKLYGKEPVGTVPHAAFLIAGDTLEVALAYDEITPPDEAITILVDTFKDEAEESIRVAQALGKRLYGIRLDTPGERGGVTVELVKEVRARLDQRGFNHVKIVVSGGLYPEKISELADYVDAFGVGSYISGAHPIDMTMDIKEVEGQPIAKRGRIPGIIDNDKLVKVK; from the coding sequence GTGGAGGAATTGAAGAGCTTAAAAGATTTAAAGAAAGTAACCGTAAGCGGTGATAGGCTTTACTCTGCAACCCACGAGGAGATTCTAAGCGGTTATACTACAGATGTGTATTTTTTAAGGACAATGGATATACTAGATAGATTGGGATTAAAAAATAAAGTAGTGACAGCAGAGATATTTGCGCGTAAAAAGGGAATACTGGCAGGCATTGAAGAGGCTATTGGTGTTTTAAAAAACAAAAAGGTTGAAATCTGGGCAATGCCCGAGGGTACTTCGTTTGAGGCAAAAGAGACGATAATGCGCATAAGAGGTCCTTACAGCGAATTTGGGATATATGAGACGGTTATACTGGGTATGCTTGCCAGTTCCAGTGGATGGGCTACGGCAGCTGCGGAAGCAAAGGCAGCCAGCAAAGGCAAGCCTCTCCTTTGTTTTGGCGCGAGGCATGTGCACCCTGCAGTAGCTCCTGTGATGGAAAGGGCCGCATTGGTAGGCGGTGCAGACAATGCCAGTTGTATACTGGGGGCTAAACTGTACGGGAAAGAACCAGTGGGCACTGTTCCTCATGCTGCTTTTTTGATTGCGGGGGATACTTTGGAGGTGGCTTTGGCCTACGATGAAATCACCCCTCCCGATGAAGCTATTACCATACTGGTGGATACGTTTAAAGATGAGGCGGAGGAGTCGATAAGAGTTGCGCAGGCATTGGGTAAGAGGTTATATGGCATCAGATTGGATACGCCAGGAGAGCGAGGCGGCGTGACGGTGGAGCTGGTAAAAGAGGTTAGAGCCAGATTGGATCAAAGGGGATTTAATCATGTAAAAATTGTGGTTTCAGGAGGTTTATATCCTGAAAAAATTTCCGAGTTAGCCGATTATGTAGATGCCTTTGGTGTGGGAAGTTACATATCCGGCGCTCATCCCATAGATATGACCATGGATATAAAAGAAGTAGAAGGTCAGCCTATCGCAAAACGAGGTAGGATACCTGGCATAATAGACAACGATAAACTGGTTAAGGTGAAGTAG
- the polA gene encoding DNA polymerase I yields the protein MPNLVLIDGNSLVYKAYYALPMLTNSQGLYTNGVYGFTMMLFKIFDDYKPDYIGVAFDKKAPTFRHREYDKYKANRKGMPEELVQQIPVLKDVIKAFNIPILEIEGYEADDIIGALAKKAESDGMSVFIVTGDRDSLQLVSDNISSVISKKGTTDVEIYTPSEVFKRFGVHPYQIPDYKGLVGDKSDNIPGVPGIGEKTAASLLTEYQTLENLFQNVDSIKKKRIRDLLIEYREQAILSKKLATIQVDIPIEADMAELRATKWNNKALRELFSKLEFKSLMGRLPADATELSDSGLDLDVVPTAEVLRELSEGLISVDYLLQDERLMYLAFYNGNRGFFLRVEDSEEMMLWDLKALLEDEKIKKLTYNIKPLMTYLGKKGIMLRGVEFDAAIAAYLINSIDNEYPLSTITRDYLGYSIKEEYELLGQGKARVSYKDVKEEDVRKYAAGRVKSIFELYEPMCAKLREDGSYELYERIEMPLITVLSSMEQVGFKIDKAELDELAQEFDFDIDRLTREIYELAGEEFNINSPKQLSYILFDKLKLPVIKKTKTGYSTDAEVLEELSSQHDIVDKILRYRTLVKLRNTYVSGFMKLLGDDDRLHTTFMQTVTSTGRISSTEPNLQNIPVRDDLGRRIRRVFIPSDEDHVILSADYSQIELRILAHLSEDANLIEAFISDEDIHARTASEVFGVPIEDVTPQMRRSAKAVNFGIVYGISDFGLARDLKVSRKEAQMYIDSYFKRYPGVKAYLDRCVEEARKNGYVTTIYKRRRYIPEINSRNYSVRSFGERIAMNTPIQGSAADIIKAAMCVVYERLKKAGLTSKLLLQVHDELILDVARSELRQVMDIVKEGMENVVKLKVPLVVDISVGENWFEAK from the coding sequence ATGCCTAACCTTGTTTTAATAGATGGCAACAGCCTGGTGTACAAAGCCTATTACGCATTGCCTATGTTGACTAACAGCCAGGGACTTTATACCAATGGCGTATACGGCTTTACTATGATGCTTTTTAAGATTTTTGACGATTATAAACCCGATTACATAGGGGTGGCTTTTGATAAAAAAGCGCCTACCTTTAGGCATAGAGAATACGATAAGTACAAAGCCAACCGAAAAGGAATGCCGGAAGAATTGGTACAACAGATTCCTGTACTTAAAGACGTTATAAAGGCTTTCAATATACCTATATTAGAGATAGAAGGTTACGAAGCCGATGACATAATTGGCGCATTGGCAAAAAAGGCCGAGAGCGATGGAATGAGCGTTTTTATCGTTACAGGAGATAGGGACTCGTTGCAGCTGGTCTCTGACAACATATCGTCGGTGATAAGCAAAAAAGGCACTACTGATGTAGAGATCTATACTCCCAGTGAGGTTTTTAAAAGGTTCGGAGTACATCCGTATCAAATTCCCGATTATAAAGGTTTGGTAGGGGATAAGTCGGACAATATTCCGGGAGTGCCTGGCATAGGAGAGAAAACCGCAGCGTCACTTTTGACCGAGTATCAAACTCTGGAGAATCTATTTCAAAATGTAGACTCCATTAAAAAGAAAAGGATAAGAGATCTGCTTATAGAGTATAGAGAACAGGCGATTTTAAGTAAAAAACTGGCTACAATTCAGGTGGATATCCCTATAGAAGCGGATATGGCTGAACTTAGAGCAACTAAATGGAATAATAAAGCACTAAGAGAGTTGTTTTCCAAGCTAGAATTTAAAAGCCTTATGGGTAGATTGCCAGCAGATGCCACAGAGTTGTCTGACAGTGGCCTGGATCTTGATGTAGTGCCTACCGCAGAGGTACTTCGCGAGCTGTCTGAAGGGCTTATATCAGTAGATTACCTACTCCAGGATGAAAGACTTATGTATCTGGCTTTTTACAATGGCAACAGGGGATTTTTTTTGCGCGTTGAGGACAGCGAGGAGATGATGTTATGGGATCTTAAAGCTTTGCTTGAAGATGAAAAGATAAAAAAGCTCACATACAATATCAAACCCCTCATGACGTATCTGGGCAAAAAGGGTATTATGCTTAGGGGGGTGGAATTTGATGCAGCGATTGCAGCCTACCTCATCAATTCCATAGATAACGAGTACCCTCTTTCTACCATAACTAGGGATTATCTGGGGTATAGCATAAAGGAAGAGTACGAACTGCTGGGACAGGGTAAAGCTCGAGTCAGTTATAAGGACGTGAAAGAAGAAGACGTAAGAAAATATGCGGCTGGACGCGTAAAGTCTATATTTGAGCTTTACGAACCGATGTGCGCTAAGTTAAGAGAGGATGGCAGTTATGAGCTTTACGAAAGAATAGAAATGCCGCTTATTACTGTTTTATCCAGTATGGAACAGGTGGGCTTTAAGATAGATAAGGCCGAGCTAGATGAGCTAGCACAAGAGTTTGATTTTGATATAGACAGGCTTACACGAGAGATATATGAGCTGGCAGGAGAAGAGTTTAACATAAATTCTCCCAAGCAGCTTAGCTACATTTTGTTTGATAAATTGAAACTCCCTGTTATAAAAAAGACCAAGACGGGTTATTCCACTGATGCGGAAGTTTTAGAAGAGCTATCGTCTCAGCACGATATAGTGGATAAAATATTGCGTTACAGGACGTTGGTTAAATTGCGAAATACGTATGTATCCGGTTTTATGAAATTGCTGGGCGATGATGATAGATTGCATACTACGTTTATGCAGACGGTGACGTCAACTGGCAGGATATCCAGTACGGAACCTAATCTTCAAAATATACCTGTAAGGGATGATTTGGGAAGGCGAATAAGAAGGGTGTTTATACCTAGCGACGAAGATCACGTAATTCTGTCTGCTGATTATTCTCAGATAGAATTAAGGATTTTAGCTCATTTATCAGAAGATGCTAATTTAATTGAAGCTTTTATAAGCGACGAAGATATCCATGCCAGAACTGCTTCAGAGGTGTTTGGGGTACCTATAGAGGATGTTACACCGCAGATGAGGAGAAGTGCTAAAGCTGTGAACTTCGGCATCGTATACGGTATAAGCGATTTTGGCCTGGCAAGGGATCTAAAGGTATCAAGAAAAGAAGCCCAAATGTATATCGACAGCTATTTTAAGAGGTATCCAGGTGTAAAGGCATATTTGGACAGGTGCGTTGAGGAGGCGAGAAAGAACGGCTACGTGACCACCATATACAAGCGAAGGAGGTATATCCCGGAGATAAACTCTAGAAATTATAGCGTAAGGTCTTTTGGAGAACGAATAGCTATGAATACGCCTATTCAGGGTTCTGCAGCGGATATTATTAAGGCGGCAATGTGCGTAGTCTATGAGCGCCTCAAAAAAGCCGGGCTGACTTCAAAGTTGCTGCTTCAGGTTCACGATGAATTGATACTGGATGTGGCTCGCTCAGAACTTCGGCAGGTAATGGATATCGTAAAAGAGGGCATGGAGAATGTAGTGAAATTAAAAGTACCTCTTGTAGTGGACATAAGTGTAGGTGAAAACTGGTTTGAGGCCAAATGA
- the coaE gene encoding dephospho-CoA kinase (Dephospho-CoA kinase (CoaE) performs the final step in coenzyme A biosynthesis.), whose protein sequence is MKVVGLTGGIGSGKTTISRILRDLGAYIIDEDVVSRILMQKGQKVYDDIVGYFGDGILKENGEIDRKKLGSIVFADKEKLQVLNEITHPAMVEYTKREIERIISQKKHKLIVIDAAILVEMGLDKLVDEIWVVYVDRSTQIKRVMARDGLSYSEALNRISAQMPAEERLKFGDEIIDNTRPLDEVRAQVEMLFYKAIE, encoded by the coding sequence ATGAAAGTTGTCGGGCTTACAGGTGGCATAGGAAGCGGTAAGACTACGATTTCGCGTATTTTGAGGGATTTGGGCGCATATATAATAGATGAAGATGTGGTTTCCAGGATTCTAATGCAAAAAGGCCAGAAGGTCTATGATGACATTGTGGGCTATTTCGGAGATGGAATCTTAAAAGAAAATGGCGAGATAGATAGAAAAAAATTGGGGAGTATCGTATTTGCGGATAAGGAAAAATTACAGGTGTTAAATGAGATAACCCATCCAGCCATGGTAGAGTATACTAAGCGCGAGATAGAAAGGATTATATCTCAAAAAAAACATAAGCTCATAGTTATCGATGCGGCTATTTTAGTGGAGATGGGCCTTGACAAGTTGGTAGATGAAATATGGGTTGTTTACGTGGACAGGAGTACCCAGATAAAGAGGGTTATGGCTAGGGATGGTTTATCTTATTCAGAGGCTTTGAATAGAATAAGCGCTCAGATGCCTGCAGAGGAACGATTAAAATTTGGCGATGAAATCATAGACAACACCAGACCACTAGACGAAGTGAGGGCACAGGTGGAAATGTTGTTTTATAAAGCTATAGAATAA
- a CDS encoding lytic transglycosylase domain-containing protein — protein MLFLTKKGLFILVFTLIVIAIIALTNASKVAIRYMYPLKYREYVYKYSGEYDIDPFFVFAVIKAESNFRPDAVSKKGAIGLMQITPETGRWIASKLKIAGYNDSMLFDPEMNIMMGTWYLKDLNGEFGDIKLIVAAYNSGRGNVAAWLKNKKYSKDGRNLDDIPYLETDKYVKKVLNNYKIYRALYSK, from the coding sequence ATGCTTTTTTTAACTAAAAAAGGGTTGTTTATACTTGTATTTACATTGATAGTTATCGCTATTATAGCTCTTACCAACGCCTCAAAGGTCGCAATAAGGTACATGTACCCCCTTAAGTACAGAGAGTACGTATACAAGTATTCAGGGGAATATGATATAGATCCTTTTTTCGTCTTTGCGGTCATAAAAGCAGAGAGCAATTTTAGACCTGACGCCGTTTCTAAAAAAGGTGCTATAGGTTTGATGCAGATAACCCCAGAAACAGGTCGGTGGATCGCGTCTAAGCTAAAAATCGCAGGCTATAACGACAGTATGTTGTTTGACCCTGAGATGAATATTATGATGGGCACATGGTACTTAAAAGATTTAAATGGCGAATTTGGTGATATTAAGTTGATCGTTGCTGCTTATAACAGTGGAAGGGGGAATGTGGCTGCATGGCTTAAAAACAAGAAGTACAGTAAAGATGGTAGAAATTTAGATGATATCCCTTATTTAGAGACGGATAAATACGTTAAAAAGGTTTTGAACAATTATAAAATTTATAGGGCTTTGTATTCAAAGTGA
- a CDS encoding sugar kinase → MPEVVTLGEAMVVFNPSDYLPLDYVHSFTKGMAGAEANFSIGIARLGHEVGWISRVGDDPFGRFILKSLRGEGVDISRVKVDVEHPTGVYFKEKKSARNINVYYYRKGSAASFMSSEDLDEGYIASAKLLHITGITPALSSSCRDAVYRAMQIAKKNGVMVSFDPNIRLKLWSIEECRKTLLDIARYADIVLPGQEEGRLLLGTDSPEEIAKSFLDIGAKTVVVKLGPEGAMAMTDNETVYDSAPDVPVVDTVGAGDGFAAGFIAGVLNGWDIKRCLRLANDVGSMVVASNGDVEGLPTMEEVEVFRGTIKKVDR, encoded by the coding sequence ATGCCAGAAGTCGTCACATTGGGTGAAGCAATGGTGGTGTTTAATCCCAGTGATTATTTGCCATTGGATTATGTGCACTCCTTTACTAAAGGCATGGCCGGTGCTGAAGCTAATTTTTCCATAGGAATTGCACGCCTTGGCCATGAGGTGGGTTGGATAAGCAGGGTAGGAGACGATCCTTTCGGCAGGTTTATTTTAAAAAGCCTGAGGGGTGAAGGTGTAGATATATCAAGGGTAAAAGTGGATGTCGAACACCCTACAGGGGTATACTTTAAAGAAAAGAAAAGCGCTAGAAATATAAACGTTTACTATTATAGAAAGGGTTCTGCTGCTAGCTTTATGTCTTCCGAGGACCTGGATGAGGGATACATAGCTTCGGCTAAGTTATTGCATATCACAGGTATAACCCCTGCTCTGTCTTCGTCGTGCCGTGATGCGGTATATAGGGCGATGCAAATTGCGAAAAAAAACGGCGTCATGGTATCTTTTGACCCTAATATAAGGTTGAAGCTGTGGAGCATTGAAGAGTGCAGAAAAACACTTTTGGATATAGCAAGATACGCTGATATCGTCCTGCCGGGTCAGGAGGAAGGCAGGCTTTTGTTAGGCACTGATAGCCCTGAGGAGATAGCCAAAAGCTTTTTAGATATCGGTGCTAAAACCGTGGTCGTTAAGCTTGGCCCTGAGGGAGCTATGGCCATGACCGATAATGAAACGGTGTACGATTCGGCACCGGATGTTCCAGTGGTGGATACAGTAGGGGCAGGAGATGGTTTTGCAGCAGGATTTATAGCAGGTGTACTAAATGGTTGGGATATAAAGCGATGTTTGAGGTTGGCTAATGACGTAGGTTCGATGGTAGTAGCCTCTAATGGGGATGTAGAGGGTTTGCCTACTATGGAAGAAGTAGAGGTTTTCAGGGGGACAATTAAGAAGGTTGATAGATGA